Proteins found in one Allorhizobium pseudoryzae genomic segment:
- a CDS encoding aldose epimerase family protein — MTTQGEIFGTTPKGETVYRVKISGGGLTAYVITWGAVIQDLRLDGQEAPLVLGFDTFEDYPKYSSYFGATPGRVANRIGKGQFTLDGKAYQLDLNQNGDTHLHGGSDGLGKTNWTIIAHAENKVMLQVTDPDGRGGYPGNCTVTATYELKEDGVLNVVYESVTDAPTLANICQHTYFNLDGRDDILGHDIMIAADHYLELDEHQVPTGKEIAVAGTPMDLRQLGPMRRSEADGAQVDFDHNYCLSTDRVAKRTVALVRSVNSGVSLEVRTTEPGVQLYCGFKLKPTVPGLSGKLYGPYAGLCLETQIWPDAINHAGFPSAVLRPGELLRQETDYVFSRS, encoded by the coding sequence ATGACGACGCAGGGCGAAATCTTCGGCACCACTCCCAAGGGCGAAACGGTCTACCGCGTGAAGATTTCCGGGGGCGGGCTGACGGCCTATGTCATCACCTGGGGCGCGGTCATCCAGGATCTCCGTCTGGACGGCCAGGAGGCGCCGCTGGTGCTCGGCTTCGACACATTCGAAGACTATCCGAAATATTCCTCCTATTTCGGCGCGACACCCGGTCGGGTCGCCAACCGCATCGGCAAGGGACAGTTCACGCTGGATGGCAAGGCCTACCAGCTAGACCTCAACCAGAACGGCGATACCCATCTGCACGGCGGCAGCGACGGACTTGGCAAGACGAACTGGACGATCATCGCCCATGCCGAGAACAAGGTGATGCTGCAGGTGACGGATCCGGACGGACGCGGCGGTTATCCCGGCAATTGCACGGTCACGGCGACCTATGAGCTGAAGGAGGACGGCGTTCTGAACGTCGTCTACGAGAGCGTGACGGATGCCCCGACGCTCGCCAATATCTGCCAGCACACCTATTTCAACCTGGATGGCCGCGACGATATTCTGGGTCACGACATCATGATCGCCGCCGATCATTATCTGGAACTCGACGAACACCAGGTGCCGACCGGCAAGGAGATTGCGGTGGCGGGCACGCCGATGGACTTGCGCCAGCTCGGGCCGATGCGCCGAAGCGAGGCCGACGGCGCCCAGGTGGATTTCGACCACAATTATTGCCTGTCGACCGACCGTGTCGCCAAGCGCACGGTCGCGCTGGTGCGCAGCGTCAATTCCGGCGTGTCGCTCGAAGTGCGGACCACCGAGCCGGGGGTTCAGCTCTATTGCGGCTTCAAGCTGAAGCCGACGGTGCCGGGCCTTTCCGGCAAGCTCTATGGCCCCTATGCAGGGCTCTGTCTGGAAACGCAGATCTGGCCGGATGCCATCAACCACGCAGGGTTCCCAAGCGCCGTCCTGCGTCCGGGCGAATTGCTTCGCCAGGAAACCGATTACGTCTTCTCGCGCAGCTGA
- a CDS encoding vWA domain-containing protein, with the protein MFIPFFLRLKEARIPVTLREFLDLLEGMQAGLADFDVEAFYFLARAALVKDERHIDRFDQVFSAHFRGLAALSDMAGIETEKLPEEWLRKLAERHLTPEEKALVESLGGFDKLMETLKERLEEQKGRHQGGSKWIGTAGTSPFGAYGYNPEGVRIGQDGSRHRKAAKVWDKREFRDFDDTREIGTRNIKIALKRLRRWVREGAADELDLPGTIRSTAEHGYLDVQTRPERRNAVKLLMFFDVGGSMDDHVMVVEELFSAARAEFRHLEHFYFHNCLYESVWRDNRRRSERFAVEDLLRSYGPDYKVIFVGDATMSPYEITHVGGSVEHWNKEPGAAWMRRMAEHFQRMAWINPVPQAHWDHTHSAVLMQQLLDGRMYPLTLEGLEQATRTLSR; encoded by the coding sequence TTGTTCATCCCGTTTTTCCTCAGACTGAAGGAGGCCAGAATTCCCGTGACGCTGCGGGAATTTCTGGACCTTCTGGAGGGGATGCAGGCGGGGCTGGCGGATTTCGACGTGGAGGCCTTCTATTTCCTGGCCCGTGCGGCGCTGGTGAAGGACGAGCGGCACATCGACCGGTTCGACCAGGTGTTTTCCGCGCATTTTCGCGGGCTCGCCGCGCTTTCCGACATGGCAGGCATCGAGACGGAAAAGCTGCCGGAAGAGTGGTTGCGCAAGCTCGCCGAAAGGCACCTGACGCCGGAGGAAAAGGCGCTGGTGGAATCGCTCGGCGGTTTCGACAAGCTCATGGAAACGCTCAAAGAGCGGCTGGAGGAGCAGAAGGGGCGCCACCAGGGCGGCTCGAAATGGATCGGCACCGCCGGAACCTCCCCCTTTGGCGCCTATGGCTACAATCCGGAAGGTGTCCGCATCGGCCAGGACGGGTCCCGCCACCGCAAGGCGGCGAAGGTGTGGGACAAGCGCGAGTTCCGCGACTTCGACGATACACGCGAGATCGGCACCCGCAACATCAAGATTGCGCTCAAACGCCTGCGCCGCTGGGTGCGCGAGGGTGCCGCCGACGAACTCGATCTGCCCGGCACCATCCGCTCGACCGCCGAACACGGTTATCTCGACGTGCAGACACGGCCGGAGCGGCGCAATGCGGTGAAGCTCCTGATGTTCTTCGATGTCGGCGGCTCGATGGATGATCACGTGATGGTGGTGGAGGAGCTGTTTTCCGCCGCACGCGCCGAGTTCCGCCATCTCGAACATTTCTATTTCCACAATTGCCTCTACGAGAGCGTGTGGCGCGACAATCGCCGTCGTTCCGAGCGTTTCGCCGTCGAGGACCTGCTGCGCAGCTATGGGCCGGACTACAAGGTGATCTTTGTCGGCGATGCGACGATGAGCCCCTATGAGATCACCCATGTTGGCGGGTCCGTGGAGCACTGGAACAAGGAGCCGGGTGCCGCCTGGATGCGCCGCATGGCGGAGCATTTCCAGCGCATGGCCTGGATCAACCCGGTGCCACAGGCGCATTGGGACCATACCCATTCCGCCGTTCTGATGCAGCAACTGCTGGACGGGCGCATGTATCCGCTGACGCTGGAAGGCTTGGAACAGGCCACCCGCACGCTTTCCCGCTGA
- the metA gene encoding homoserine O-acetyltransferase MetA, with protein sequence MPIKIPDTLPAFQTLVNEGVRVMTETMAVRQDIRPLQIGLLNLMPNKIKTEVQMARLVGASPLQVEFSLVRIGGHKAKNTSEEHLLSFYETWDEVKQRKFDGFIITGAPVETLQYEDVTYWDEMQQIFDWTETNVHSTLNVCWGAMAAIYHFHKVPKHELTEKAFGVYRHRNLCPSSIYLNGFSDDFQVPVSRWTEVRRADIEKVPGLEILMESEEMGVCLVHEKRGNRLYMFNHVEYDSTSLADEYFRDVNAGIPIKMPHNYFPHNDATLPPQNRWRSHAHLLFGNWINEIYQTTPYELEQIGSR encoded by the coding sequence ATGCCGATCAAGATTCCAGATACGCTTCCCGCCTTCCAGACACTGGTGAACGAGGGTGTCCGGGTGATGACCGAGACGATGGCTGTGCGGCAGGATATCCGCCCGCTGCAGATCGGCCTGTTGAACCTGATGCCGAACAAGATCAAGACGGAAGTGCAGATGGCGCGCCTGGTGGGTGCCTCGCCGCTGCAGGTGGAATTTTCGCTGGTGCGCATCGGTGGCCACAAGGCGAAGAACACGTCCGAAGAGCATCTTCTGTCCTTCTACGAGACCTGGGACGAGGTGAAGCAGCGCAAGTTCGATGGCTTCATCATCACCGGTGCGCCGGTCGAGACGCTGCAATACGAGGATGTGACCTACTGGGACGAGATGCAGCAGATTTTTGACTGGACGGAAACCAATGTCCATTCGACGCTGAATGTCTGCTGGGGCGCGATGGCCGCCATCTACCATTTTCACAAGGTACCGAAGCACGAGCTGACGGAAAAGGCGTTCGGGGTCTACCGCCACCGCAATCTCTGCCCGTCCTCGATCTATCTCAACGGCTTTTCCGATGATTTCCAGGTGCCCGTCTCGCGCTGGACGGAGGTGCGCCGCGCCGATATCGAAAAGGTGCCGGGGCTGGAAATCCTGATGGAATCCGAGGAGATGGGGGTTTGCCTGGTGCATGAGAAGCGCGGCAACCGGCTCTACATGTTCAATCATGTGGAATACGATTCCACCTCGCTGGCAGATGAATATTTCCGCGACGTGAATGCCGGTATTCCCATCAAGATGCCGCACAACTATTTTCCGCATAATGATGCAACGCTGCCGCCGCAGAACCGCTGGCGCAGCCACGCGCATCTTCTGTTCGGAAACTGGATCAACGAGATCTACCAGACGACACCCTACGAGCTGGAGCAGATCGGAAGCCGCTGA
- a CDS encoding AAA family ATPase, protein MQFTGTADYIADKDLMVAVNAAIRLERPLLVKGEPGTGKTELARQVAAALGLEMIEWTIKSTTKAQQGLYEYDAVSRLRDSQLGDPRVNEVSHYIRRGKLWQAFASDRKVVLLIDEIDKADIEFPNDLLQELDRMEFHVYETGETVRAKVRPIVIITSNNEKELPDAFLRRCFFHYIRFPDAETLSRIVEVHYPGIKQRLVSAALTQFYEIREMPGLKKKPSTSEALDWIRLLVSDDIDPDDLRADVKNALPKLHGALLKNEQDVHLFERMAFMARRER, encoded by the coding sequence ATGCAGTTTACGGGCACGGCCGATTACATTGCCGACAAGGATCTGATGGTGGCGGTCAACGCTGCCATCCGACTGGAACGGCCTCTTCTGGTCAAGGGCGAACCCGGAACCGGCAAGACCGAGCTGGCGCGGCAGGTGGCGGCGGCGCTCGGGCTTGAGATGATCGAATGGACGATCAAATCCACCACCAAGGCGCAGCAGGGGCTTTATGAATATGATGCGGTCTCGCGCCTGCGCGACAGCCAGCTCGGCGACCCGCGCGTCAATGAGGTCTCGCACTATATCCGCCGCGGCAAGCTGTGGCAGGCCTTCGCATCCGACAGGAAGGTCGTGCTGCTGATCGACGAGATCGACAAGGCGGATATCGAGTTTCCGAACGACCTGTTGCAGGAACTCGACCGCATGGAATTCCATGTCTACGAAACGGGCGAGACCGTGCGCGCAAAGGTTCGCCCCATCGTCATCATCACCTCCAACAACGAGAAGGAATTGCCGGACGCTTTTCTGCGTCGCTGCTTCTTTCACTACATCCGTTTTCCCGATGCCGAGACGTTGTCGCGCATCGTGGAGGTGCATTATCCCGGCATCAAGCAGCGTCTCGTCAGCGCGGCTTTGACGCAGTTCTACGAGATCCGCGAGATGCCGGGGCTCAAGAAGAAGCCGTCCACGTCTGAAGCCCTTGATTGGATCCGCCTGCTGGTCTCGGACGATATCGATCCGGACGATCTGCGCGCCGACGTGAAGAACGCGCTCCCGAAGCTGCATGGCGCACTTTTGAAGAACGAGCAGGATGTGCATCTGTTTGAGCGCATGGCGTTTATGGCGCGGCGGGAGCGTTAG
- a CDS encoding thiamine diphosphokinase yields the protein MNTTSFTILLGGHLVLTERLQALVAETRAIAADSGMRHAATLGLLPELWVGDFDSSDAGLAALYPTVEQRTYPATKAATDGEIAVAEAIAKGATRLVFAGALGGERSDHALQHYLNALGLAEDGFEVVLTSGEEEAYPVVEESQLELELPKDALFSVLGFTALEGLTIRNARYPLTHFSLTFGSSRTLSNVAEGPISVSLKRGRAILLARPYDYSGA from the coding sequence ATGAACACCACGTCCTTCACCATCCTTCTTGGCGGCCATCTCGTGTTGACCGAGCGCCTGCAGGCCCTCGTCGCGGAAACACGGGCGATTGCGGCCGACAGCGGCATGCGCCATGCCGCCACGCTGGGCCTTCTGCCGGAACTGTGGGTCGGTGATTTCGACAGCAGTGACGCGGGCCTTGCCGCCCTTTACCCAACGGTGGAGCAGCGCACCTATCCGGCCACCAAGGCGGCGACGGATGGCGAGATTGCCGTCGCGGAAGCCATTGCGAAGGGTGCGACGCGTCTCGTCTTTGCCGGCGCACTGGGCGGCGAACGCTCGGACCACGCCCTTCAGCATTATCTGAACGCGCTCGGATTGGCGGAAGATGGCTTCGAGGTGGTGCTGACCTCGGGCGAGGAGGAAGCTTATCCGGTCGTCGAGGAAAGCCAGCTGGAGCTGGAGCTGCCGAAAGACGCGCTGTTTTCCGTGCTCGGGTTCACCGCGCTGGAAGGGCTGACCATCCGCAATGCGCGCTATCCGCTCACCCATTTCTCGCTGACCTTCGGCTCGTCCCGCACCCTATCCAATGTGGCGGAAGGCCCGATCTCGGTGTCGCTGAAGCGCGGGCGGGCCATCCTTCTCGCCCGTCCTTATGATTATTCCGGAGCCTGA
- a CDS encoding ABC-F family ATP-binding cassette domain-containing protein yields the protein MAPPILKLDDIRLSFGGTPLLDGASLQVEPGDRICLVGRNGSGKSTLMKIAAGLVEAQSGEVFRHPSSTIRYLEQAPDFAGFSTVQAYAEAGLGPGDDPYRVTYLLNHLGLSGEEDPRQLSGGEARRAALARVMAPEPDILMLDEPTNHLDLPTIEWLEGELQKSRSALVLISHDRRFLEKVSTAVVWLDRGLSRRLDRGFGHFEEWRDEVLEAEELEQHKLGKQIEREEHWLRYGVTARRKRNMRRLGNLQSLRAEYRGHRGPQGTIQAAVTEGRESGKLVIEAEAITKAYGERQIVAPFSIRVHRGDCIGLVGPNGAGKTTLLKMLTGQLEPDSGMIKLGTNLEIATLDQKREDLNLEDTLSHYLTDGRGENLLVNGEQRHVAGYMKDFLFQPEQMRTPIKNLSGGERARLILARIMAKPSNLLILDEPTNDLDIETLDLLQEIVAGYNGTVILVSHDRDFLDRTVNSTLAPANPDAPDGRWIEYAGGYTDMMAQRKGALEEKRRAEKAKAEASQSSAQAYAPKAQAKLSYKQKFALENLPKEMEKAEKEIAAREAKMADPNLFTKDPAAFNRIAAELETLRNKIAAMEEEWLELEMLREELEG from the coding sequence ATGGCACCTCCCATTCTCAAACTCGACGACATCCGCCTGAGTTTTGGCGGCACGCCGCTTCTGGACGGCGCCAGCCTGCAGGTGGAACCGGGCGACCGGATCTGCCTCGTCGGCCGCAACGGCTCGGGCAAATCGACGCTGATGAAGATCGCCGCCGGCCTGGTGGAAGCGCAATCCGGCGAGGTCTTCCGGCATCCTTCGTCCACCATCCGTTACCTGGAGCAGGCGCCGGATTTTGCCGGCTTCTCCACCGTGCAGGCCTATGCGGAAGCGGGGCTCGGGCCGGGTGATGATCCCTACCGCGTCACCTATCTCCTCAACCATCTGGGGCTCTCCGGCGAGGAAGATCCACGCCAGCTTTCCGGCGGCGAGGCACGCCGTGCAGCGCTTGCCCGTGTCATGGCGCCCGAGCCGGACATCCTGATGCTGGACGAGCCGACCAACCACCTCGACCTGCCGACCATCGAATGGCTGGAAGGCGAGCTGCAGAAAAGCCGCAGCGCGCTGGTGCTGATCTCCCACGACCGTCGTTTCCTGGAAAAGGTCTCGACCGCCGTCGTCTGGCTGGATCGCGGCCTGTCGCGCCGCCTCGATCGTGGTTTCGGCCATTTCGAGGAATGGCGCGACGAGGTGCTTGAGGCGGAAGAGCTGGAACAGCACAAGCTCGGCAAGCAGATCGAACGGGAAGAACACTGGTTGCGCTATGGCGTGACGGCCCGCCGCAAGCGCAACATGCGCCGGCTTGGCAATCTGCAGAGCCTGCGCGCCGAGTACCGCGGCCATCGCGGGCCGCAGGGCACTATCCAGGCCGCAGTGACGGAAGGCCGCGAAAGCGGCAAGCTGGTGATCGAGGCGGAGGCCATCACCAAGGCATACGGCGAGCGCCAGATCGTTGCGCCCTTCTCGATCCGGGTGCATCGCGGCGATTGCATCGGTCTCGTGGGGCCGAACGGTGCCGGCAAGACGACGCTTCTCAAAATGCTGACCGGCCAGCTGGAGCCGGATTCCGGTATGATCAAGCTCGGCACGAACCTGGAGATTGCGACGCTCGACCAGAAGCGCGAGGATCTGAATCTGGAAGATACGCTGAGCCATTACCTGACGGATGGCCGCGGCGAGAACCTGCTGGTGAATGGCGAACAGCGCCATGTGGCGGGTTACATGAAGGATTTCCTGTTCCAGCCGGAACAGATGCGCACGCCGATCAAGAACCTGTCGGGCGGCGAGCGCGCCCGGCTGATTCTGGCCCGGATCATGGCCAAGCCGTCGAACCTCCTGATCCTCGACGAACCAACCAACGATCTCGACATCGAAACGCTCGACCTCTTGCAGGAGATCGTCGCTGGCTACAACGGCACCGTCATCCTGGTCAGCCACGACCGTGATTTCCTCGACCGCACCGTGAACTCGACACTGGCACCGGCCAATCCAGATGCGCCGGATGGCCGCTGGATCGAATATGCCGGCGGCTATACGGACATGATGGCGCAGCGCAAGGGCGCGCTGGAGGAGAAGCGTCGGGCCGAAAAGGCAAAGGCCGAAGCCTCCCAATCTTCCGCCCAGGCATACGCGCCCAAAGCCCAGGCGAAGCTTTCCTACAAGCAGAAATTCGCGCTCGAAAACCTGCCGAAGGAGATGGAAAAGGCCGAGAAGGAGATTGCCGCCCGCGAGGCGAAAATGGCCGATCCCAATCTCTTCACCAAGGATCCCGCCGCCTTCAACCGGATCGCCGCAGAGCTCGAAACACTCCGCAACAAGATCGCTGCCATGGAAGAAGAATGGCTGGAACTGGAGATGCTGCGCGAAGAACTGGAAGGTTAG
- a CDS encoding response regulator encodes MSANVASRRVERAVRDQRVLIVEDEFLIALDVADVVEGMGLTVAGLATGLQKALSMAADADIALVDVNLADGATGPAIGRELSERFGITVIFMTANPEQLNGKTECSIGVLTKPVMPQVIEETIDYALANRRGGVATAPHGLKVFIHTHH; translated from the coding sequence ATGTCGGCAAATGTAGCGAGTCGTCGCGTGGAACGGGCAGTCCGGGATCAGCGGGTGCTGATCGTGGAAGACGAGTTTCTGATTGCACTGGATGTGGCAGACGTGGTGGAAGGCATGGGGCTGACTGTTGCGGGCCTCGCCACGGGCCTGCAAAAGGCACTGTCGATGGCGGCGGATGCCGACATTGCCCTCGTCGATGTCAATCTGGCCGATGGCGCAACAGGCCCAGCGATTGGCCGGGAGCTTTCCGAGCGGTTCGGCATCACCGTGATCTTCATGACCGCCAATCCGGAACAGTTGAATGGCAAGACGGAGTGCTCGATCGGCGTCCTTACCAAGCCGGTCATGCCGCAGGTGATCGAAGAGACGATCGATTATGCTTTGGCAAATCGTCGAGGCGGCGTGGCCACGGCACCGCACGGCCTGAAGGTCTTCATCCACACGCATCACTGA
- the thiB gene encoding thiamine ABC transporter substrate binding subunit — protein sequence MRTFLAFSLTALAVLAQPLMATAADKKTLTVYTYESFVADWGPGPKVKEAFEKTCDCTLNFVAVADGVALLTRLKLEGASSEADVALGLDTNLIQEAKDTGLFAPHGIDTSAAKVPGGFKDDVFVPFDYGHFAVIYDSEAIKTPPTSLKDLVEGDPSQKIVIQDPRTSTPGLGLLLWVKSVYGDKAPEAWAKLKTRILTVTPGWSEAYGLFTKGEAPMVLSYVTSPAYHMMEEKTERYKAATFAEGHYIQIEVSGMLKATTNKALAEQFLAFTLSPQFQTIIPTTNWMMPAAATADPLPEAFGKLIQPSNTFLMSPEEVAKNRQAFIREWLSAMSMN from the coding sequence ATGCGCACGTTTCTAGCATTTTCCCTGACTGCGCTTGCAGTCCTCGCGCAGCCGTTGATGGCAACCGCTGCGGACAAGAAGACGCTGACCGTCTACACCTATGAGAGCTTTGTGGCCGACTGGGGCCCGGGCCCGAAGGTCAAGGAAGCCTTCGAGAAGACCTGCGACTGCACGCTGAACTTCGTGGCGGTGGCCGATGGCGTGGCGCTTCTGACGCGGCTGAAGCTGGAAGGTGCGTCATCCGAGGCGGATGTGGCGCTTGGCCTGGATACCAACCTCATCCAGGAGGCCAAGGATACCGGGCTTTTCGCGCCGCATGGAATCGATACCAGTGCTGCGAAGGTGCCGGGCGGCTTCAAGGACGATGTCTTCGTGCCTTTCGACTATGGCCACTTTGCCGTGATCTACGACAGCGAGGCGATCAAGACACCGCCGACCAGCCTGAAGGATCTGGTGGAAGGCGATCCGTCCCAGAAGATCGTCATCCAGGACCCCCGCACCTCGACGCCCGGCCTTGGCCTGCTGTTGTGGGTGAAATCCGTCTACGGCGACAAGGCGCCGGAGGCCTGGGCCAAGCTCAAGACCCGTATCCTGACGGTCACACCCGGCTGGTCGGAAGCCTATGGTCTCTTCACCAAGGGCGAGGCGCCGATGGTGCTCTCCTATGTCACCTCGCCCGCCTATCACATGATGGAAGAGAAGACCGAGCGCTACAAGGCGGCGACATTCGCGGAAGGCCATTATATCCAGATCGAAGTGTCGGGCATGCTGAAGGCCACGACGAACAAGGCACTGGCTGAACAGTTCCTCGCCTTCACCCTCTCGCCGCAGTTCCAGACGATCATTCCGACGACCAATTGGATGATGCCGGCCGCCGCCACCGCCGATCCATTGCCGGAGGCTTTCGGCAAGCTGATCCAGCCGTCGAACACCTTCCTGATGAGCCCGGAAGAGGTGGCGAAGAACCGCCAGGCCTTTATCCGCGAATGGCTGTCGGCCATGAGCATGAACTGA
- the thiP gene encoding thiamine/thiamine pyrophosphate ABC transporter permease: protein MLTKAEQTRGLAAGAASLLLIGLFVTLPTIALLITAPDGLGQALFDDYTLSILRFTLLQAVLSTLLSVALALPVALSLARRSRFPGRIWIIRLMAVPMGLPVLIGALGLIGIFGRQGVLNDLLTSAGLQNPVSIYGLTGILVAHVFFNLPLAARLMLAGLERLPPESWRLAASLGMSSWSVFRFVERPALATVIPGAAGLIFMLCATSFTLVLVLGGGPAATTLEVAIYQSLRFDFDPPRAVMLALLQIAITAVILLCLSRFATAENTGAGEGRAPTRYDGQGPTALAWDTLVILLATLFLLLPLASILVSGLRADLGRLVSMPAFGQAALTSLAIALTASLLSLLMAIGIIKARSAIAGRRPRDRSLTAFSAGLAGLSSLVLLVPPVVLGTGWFLLIRSFGPVTPFAPLLIAAINALMALPFVMRVLEPAVAIHLARTQRLSASLGITGWPRLWLIDWPGLRRPLFMALSFAMALSLGDLGAVALFGSNELTTLPWLIYSRLGSYRTHDADGLALILGVICLILTALGTVGHKEKQ, encoded by the coding sequence ATGCTGACAAAGGCCGAACAGACGCGAGGACTTGCCGCAGGCGCGGCAAGCCTTCTGCTGATCGGGCTTTTCGTGACGCTGCCGACGATCGCCCTGCTAATAACGGCGCCGGACGGCCTGGGCCAGGCGCTGTTCGATGACTATACGCTGAGCATCCTGCGGTTCACGCTGCTGCAGGCGGTGCTGTCCACGCTTCTGTCGGTCGCCCTGGCGCTGCCGGTCGCTTTGTCGCTGGCCCGCCGCTCGCGTTTTCCAGGGCGGATCTGGATCATCCGGCTGATGGCGGTGCCAATGGGCTTGCCGGTGCTGATCGGCGCGCTCGGCCTTATCGGCATTTTCGGGCGCCAGGGTGTGCTGAACGATCTGCTCACCTCTGCCGGGCTGCAGAACCCAGTCAGCATCTATGGCCTCACCGGCATTCTGGTTGCGCATGTCTTCTTCAACCTGCCGCTCGCCGCGCGCCTGATGCTGGCGGGTCTCGAGCGCCTTCCGCCGGAAAGCTGGCGGCTTGCGGCCAGTCTCGGCATGTCCTCCTGGTCCGTCTTCCGCTTTGTCGAACGCCCGGCGCTGGCCACTGTCATCCCCGGCGCGGCGGGACTGATCTTCATGCTCTGTGCCACCAGTTTCACGCTGGTGCTCGTTCTCGGTGGAGGTCCGGCCGCCACCACGCTGGAGGTGGCGATCTACCAGTCGCTACGCTTCGATTTCGACCCGCCGCGGGCGGTGATGCTGGCGCTGCTGCAGATCGCCATCACCGCCGTTATCCTGCTCTGTCTCAGCCGGTTTGCGACAGCCGAGAACACCGGAGCCGGAGAGGGTCGTGCGCCAACGCGATATGACGGGCAGGGGCCGACAGCGCTCGCCTGGGATACGCTCGTCATCCTGCTCGCCACCCTCTTCCTGCTGCTGCCGCTCGCCTCCATCCTGGTGTCCGGCCTGCGGGCGGATCTCGGACGTCTGGTATCCATGCCGGCCTTCGGCCAGGCGGCGCTGACGAGCCTGGCGATCGCGCTCACCGCCAGCTTGCTGTCATTGCTGATGGCGATCGGCATCATCAAGGCCCGCTCCGCCATCGCCGGCAGAAGACCACGAGACCGAAGCCTCACCGCCTTTTCAGCCGGGCTGGCGGGCCTCTCCTCGCTCGTCCTTCTGGTTCCCCCGGTCGTACTTGGAACCGGCTGGTTTCTGCTGATCCGGTCCTTCGGCCCGGTCACACCCTTTGCGCCCCTCCTGATCGCTGCGATCAACGCGCTGATGGCCCTGCCCTTTGTCATGCGGGTGCTGGAGCCTGCAGTTGCCATACACCTCGCCCGCACGCAACGCCTCTCCGCCAGTCTCGGCATCACGGGTTGGCCGCGGCTGTGGCTGATCGACTGGCCGGGCCTGCGTCGTCCGCTGTTCATGGCGCTCTCCTTTGCCATGGCCCTGTCGCTCGGCGATCTCGGCGCCGTCGCCCTCTTCGGCTCCAATGAGCTGACCACCCTGCCCTGGCTGATCTACAGCCGGCTTGGCAGCTACCGCACCCATGATGCGGATGGCCTCGCCTTGATCCTCGGCGTGATCTGCCTGATCCTGACGGCACTCGGCACCGTCGGGCACAAGGAAAAGCAATGA
- a CDS encoding thiamine ABC transporter ATP-binding protein yields the protein MTNTPAVELDKVTLKLGTRAFEFDCAFAAGKVTAITGPSGSGKSTLLNLVAGFETPDSGRVLMEGRDMTGIHPGERPLSLVFQDNNLFAHLDLFTNIGLGLHPALRLTADQRQAVSGALSRVGLAGSERRKPGTLSGGERQRAAFARALVRKRALLALDEPFAALDPALRLAMADLLSELHQETQNTILIVTHDIEEVRRLADEVIFIDSGKVLFHGEKRFFLTHSDHAAISKFVLSS from the coding sequence ATGACGAACACGCCCGCGGTTGAACTGGACAAGGTGACCCTGAAACTCGGAACCCGTGCATTCGAGTTCGACTGCGCGTTTGCGGCAGGCAAGGTAACGGCGATCACCGGGCCGTCCGGGTCCGGCAAATCCACGCTGTTGAATCTCGTTGCCGGCTTCGAGACACCAGACAGTGGCAGGGTCTTGATGGAAGGCCGCGACATGACGGGCATTCACCCGGGCGAACGGCCGCTTTCGCTCGTCTTCCAGGACAACAACCTGTTTGCTCATCTCGATCTCTTCACCAATATCGGGCTTGGCCTGCACCCGGCGCTGAGGCTGACGGCAGACCAGAGGCAGGCGGTGTCGGGCGCGCTCTCCCGCGTCGGACTGGCCGGTTCCGAAAGGCGCAAACCGGGTACGCTCTCCGGCGGCGAACGACAGCGCGCCGCCTTTGCCCGCGCGCTGGTGCGCAAACGCGCCCTGCTCGCCCTCGACGAACCCTTCGCAGCCCTCGATCCGGCGCTGCGGCTCGCCATGGCCGACCTCTTGTCCGAGTTGCATCAGGAAACACAGAATACGATCCTGATTGTGACCCACGACATCGAGGAAGTGCGCCGCCTGGCCGATGAGGTGATCTTCATCGACAGCGGTAAAGTTCTTTTTCATGGCGAGAAGCGGTTCTTTCTGACACACAGTGACCACGCGGCGATCAGCAAATTTGTCTTGTCTTCATAA